A single genomic interval of Chitinophaga sp. 180180018-3 harbors:
- a CDS encoding FecR domain-containing protein, producing MNHQQLAQLAGKIADGTATEEEIVLYNQWLSSVGEESGWNEAELGNYQETADILKQRIYKNAGIRKRGLTRNIVRVSVAAAVVTLFVALGIKLRKTTKEGSSHAPMAGKAILPGGSRAMLTLANGETVQLDSTVSHTMQQGGSTIQLGNGQVMYVSNTHSGTPEYNTLSTPAGGQYQLVLPDGSKVWLNAASSLRFPSGFTGEERRVELKGEAYFEVTADAAKPFVVQAGDNVVHVLGTQFNFMAYNEEPSADVTLLDGAVKVIHQTDSATLRPGQQARLADNQKITLVKHADTEKITAWKNGYFSLNGEGTEVVMRQLSRWYNTEVVYAGSIPDLKFEGSIKRSYELADVLAILGESGIRFRMEGRKIVVLP from the coding sequence GTGAATCATCAACAACTAGCTCAACTTGCCGGTAAGATCGCGGATGGTACCGCTACGGAAGAGGAAATTGTTTTATACAACCAATGGCTGAGCAGTGTAGGTGAAGAAAGTGGCTGGAACGAAGCTGAACTGGGCAACTACCAGGAAACAGCAGATATATTGAAACAACGCATTTACAAAAATGCAGGGATCAGGAAGCGGGGATTGACAAGGAATATAGTAAGAGTATCTGTGGCGGCCGCTGTAGTGACATTATTTGTAGCGTTGGGTATAAAGCTTAGGAAGACAACGAAAGAAGGCAGCAGCCATGCTCCGATGGCGGGAAAAGCCATCCTGCCGGGAGGCAGCAGGGCGATGCTGACGCTGGCAAACGGGGAAACGGTGCAGCTGGACAGTACGGTGAGCCACACCATGCAGCAGGGCGGAAGTACCATTCAGCTCGGGAACGGACAGGTGATGTATGTCAGCAACACCCATTCCGGAACGCCGGAATATAACACACTGTCAACGCCCGCCGGTGGCCAGTATCAGCTGGTATTACCGGATGGTTCCAAAGTATGGCTGAACGCGGCCTCTTCACTTCGCTTTCCTTCCGGATTTACCGGGGAGGAACGGAGAGTGGAATTAAAGGGGGAAGCTTACTTTGAAGTGACCGCGGATGCCGCGAAGCCATTTGTAGTGCAGGCAGGCGACAATGTAGTGCATGTACTGGGCACACAGTTCAACTTTATGGCTTATAATGAAGAGCCCAGTGCCGATGTAACCTTGCTGGATGGAGCGGTAAAAGTGATACACCAAACAGATTCAGCCACCCTCAGGCCGGGCCAGCAGGCCCGCCTGGCAGACAATCAGAAAATAACGCTGGTGAAACATGCAGATACGGAAAAAATAACTGCCTGGAAGAATGGCTATTTTTCACTGAACGGCGAAGGTACTGAAGTGGTAATGCGACAGCTGTCGAGATGGTACAATACCGAGGTAGTATATGCAGGCAGTATACCTGATCTGAAGTTCGAAGGAAGTATAAAACGGAGCTATGAACTGGCCGACGTATTAGCCATACTGGGTGAAAGCGGCATCCGTTTCAGGATGGAAGGAAGAAAAATTGTTGTGTTACCATGA
- a CDS encoding pyridoxamine 5'-phosphate oxidase family protein: MLGELTQDEINEVMANNITGRIGCTDGEKMYIVPVSYAYNDNYVVVHSKEGLKIDIMRQHPHVCFQVDEIINSANWRSVIVWGDYEEITDPKEKYYAMKYLVGHLAAHQHVSETAGVQDMHQALANPETPEPVNRPVVYRIRIKERSGRFEKNWKE, encoded by the coding sequence ATGTTAGGCGAACTGACTCAGGATGAAATCAATGAAGTAATGGCGAACAATATTACCGGCCGTATTGGTTGTACTGATGGAGAAAAAATGTATATCGTGCCTGTCAGTTACGCCTATAACGATAACTATGTAGTAGTGCACTCCAAAGAGGGCTTGAAAATAGACATTATGCGTCAGCATCCGCACGTTTGTTTTCAGGTAGATGAGATTATCAACAGTGCTAACTGGCGTAGTGTAATAGTATGGGGAGATTATGAAGAGATTACAGACCCCAAGGAAAAATATTATGCGATGAAGTACCTGGTGGGGCATCTGGCCGCTCATCAGCATGTAAGTGAAACTGCAGGAGTACAGGATATGCACCAGGCGCTGGCCAATCCCGAAACCCCCGAACCGGTTAACCGGCCGGTCGTATACCGCATACGTATCAAGGAAAGAAGTGGCCGTTTTGAAAAGAATTGGAAAGAATAA
- a CDS encoding TonB-dependent receptor, translating to MKLSAFFILITFLQISAKGLAQKITLAERNKPIQEILIKIEQQSGYKFWYHSGVLDGTHNVSIDAKDLPLTQVLDMFLRDQGLTWKIIKETIVLNKAALPASAPAADTLRGRVTDNTGNPVPGATVQIKGTKKAAVTNGDGYFKMSGIEPDAVLIVSNIGYERQEVQVGGRSRIDIQVKPEVSQLENVVVVGYGTQKKVNLTGAVAQVSGQVLENRPMTRISQGLQGMIAGLNITTNSGGGAPNATQNINIRGYTGISTSGAQSGGPLVVIDGVQGGDINAINPSDVESISVLKDAASTAIYGSSAPYGVILITTKKGKIGQGARVTYDNNFSWAQPINLPKMLNSLDFANLYNEAFANAGRAPFFDDETLARIKAYQAGTLTTQTIKNPNVPNGWNNWNTGNANNDWFKIYFKDFAFSQQHNISVSGATEKSNYYVGIGYNDKAGMYNFGKDDFKRFNIRANLSTNITNWLTFNFRSTISRSLYNTPNVYSGQTGGNYMHQIARKFPTVSLINPDGHYSDESNVLLHLQGGRNKNTEDQPMLTGEFKINPLKGWDITMNYTFDGDFYDAQNQLKTVFVYLPDGSTAPSGGTTPNAFTRNNYRNEHHIVNAFSSYEKQLGGHTLRILGGFTSELTNYTSYSASNSQLFSNDIPSLSLTYNTTPSVSDQVRRLAVEGFFGRFNYNFKDKYLLEVNGRYDGTSRFLAGHRWKFSPGVSAGWNIDRENFWKPISHIVNAFKLRGSYGSSPDQLFLGDPSVYTYYPFYPALATSSPNSTSWLFGGSKQASVNQPPLVNPDLTWVTATSYGVGADLALLNNRLSVTYDYYIRKADDFVGPSAVVPGLLGTGVPPVNNAAIQTKGFELTLQWADNIGELGYNIRANLSDYRGKVVKYNNPARSLSTWYVGQSIGEIWGYTTQGLFQSDEEAAKAPSAQFWKSGWHAGDVKYADLNGDGIISNGKNTVDSSGDLRVIGNNTPRFQYSLNMGVNYKGFDLNVFLQGIAKRDAWIGSNYFWGIVGDEWQSSPFTANLNRWTPGTPNGYFPKYYMSQENGKNTQIQTRYLQNAAYLRIKSVQLGYTLPAGLLSRIHTKKVRVYFDVENLATFTKLLKTMDPELSISDAKIYPLQRTFSCGLNVIL from the coding sequence ATGAAACTTTCTGCATTTTTCATCCTGATTACCTTCCTTCAAATCAGCGCGAAGGGGCTGGCACAGAAGATTACGCTGGCGGAGCGGAATAAACCGATCCAGGAAATACTTATCAAAATTGAGCAGCAAAGCGGTTACAAGTTCTGGTACCATTCCGGTGTACTGGACGGTACCCACAACGTGAGTATCGACGCCAAAGACCTGCCACTGACGCAGGTATTGGATATGTTTCTGAGAGACCAGGGCCTTACCTGGAAGATCATTAAGGAAACAATTGTACTCAACAAGGCAGCACTACCTGCCAGTGCCCCCGCCGCAGATACGCTGCGCGGGCGCGTTACAGACAATACCGGTAACCCGGTGCCCGGCGCAACTGTACAGATAAAGGGAACTAAAAAAGCGGCGGTTACTAACGGCGACGGCTACTTTAAAATGTCCGGTATAGAACCAGATGCGGTGCTCATCGTTTCTAATATTGGTTATGAGCGCCAGGAAGTGCAGGTTGGTGGCAGAAGCCGTATCGACATCCAGGTGAAACCGGAGGTGTCACAACTCGAAAATGTGGTGGTGGTAGGATATGGTACACAGAAGAAAGTAAACCTGACGGGTGCTGTGGCACAGGTGTCGGGGCAGGTACTGGAAAACCGTCCCATGACCCGCATCAGCCAGGGATTGCAGGGGATGATCGCCGGCCTGAACATCACCACCAACAGCGGTGGTGGTGCGCCCAACGCCACGCAGAATATCAATATCAGGGGATATACCGGTATCTCTACTTCCGGCGCACAATCCGGTGGTCCGCTGGTAGTGATCGACGGGGTACAGGGGGGCGATATCAATGCCATCAACCCCAGCGATGTGGAAAGCATTTCTGTGCTGAAAGATGCTGCCTCTACTGCGATCTATGGTTCCAGCGCTCCCTATGGTGTGATTCTTATTACCACCAAAAAAGGTAAGATCGGTCAGGGTGCCCGGGTTACCTACGACAATAACTTTTCCTGGGCACAACCCATCAACCTGCCCAAGATGCTGAATTCACTGGATTTTGCAAATCTTTATAATGAAGCTTTTGCCAACGCCGGCCGCGCACCTTTTTTTGATGATGAAACACTCGCCAGAATTAAGGCTTATCAGGCAGGTACACTAACTACTCAAACGATAAAGAACCCCAACGTTCCGAATGGATGGAATAACTGGAATACCGGAAATGCAAATAACGACTGGTTCAAGATCTATTTTAAAGATTTTGCTTTCAGCCAGCAGCATAATATTTCGGTAAGCGGCGCTACAGAAAAAAGCAACTACTATGTTGGTATCGGATATAATGATAAAGCCGGTATGTATAATTTTGGGAAAGACGATTTCAAACGGTTTAATATCCGCGCCAACCTGTCGACCAACATCACCAACTGGCTTACTTTCAACTTCAGAAGTACTATTTCACGTTCCCTGTACAACACCCCCAACGTGTATTCAGGGCAAACAGGTGGTAACTACATGCACCAGATTGCAAGGAAATTCCCGACGGTATCGCTGATCAACCCGGATGGTCATTACTCCGACGAAAGTAACGTGCTGTTGCACCTGCAGGGCGGACGGAATAAAAACACAGAGGATCAGCCCATGCTCACCGGTGAATTCAAAATCAATCCGCTCAAAGGTTGGGACATTACCATGAACTACACTTTTGACGGTGATTTCTATGATGCCCAGAACCAGCTTAAAACAGTGTTCGTTTACCTGCCCGATGGCTCTACTGCTCCATCCGGTGGTACTACTCCCAACGCATTTACACGCAACAATTACCGCAACGAGCATCATATCGTCAATGCGTTTTCTTCATACGAAAAACAATTGGGCGGCCATACACTCAGGATACTCGGTGGTTTTACCAGTGAGCTGACAAACTATACCTCTTATTCTGCCAGCAACAGCCAGCTGTTTTCCAATGATATACCATCGCTCAGCCTCACCTATAACACCACGCCAAGTGTGAGCGACCAGGTGCGCCGACTGGCTGTGGAAGGCTTCTTCGGACGATTCAACTATAATTTCAAAGACAAATACCTGTTGGAAGTAAACGGTCGTTATGATGGTACATCCCGCTTTCTCGCCGGTCATCGCTGGAAATTTTCTCCGGGTGTATCTGCCGGATGGAATATCGACCGGGAGAACTTCTGGAAACCGATCAGCCATATTGTAAACGCGTTCAAGCTGAGAGGTTCTTATGGTTCTTCGCCTGATCAGCTGTTCCTCGGCGATCCGAGTGTTTATACCTATTACCCGTTCTATCCGGCCCTGGCCACCAGTTCACCTAACAGTACCTCCTGGCTTTTCGGTGGTAGCAAACAGGCTTCCGTGAATCAGCCGCCGCTGGTAAACCCTGATCTGACCTGGGTAACGGCTACTTCCTATGGGGTAGGTGCCGACCTGGCCCTGCTGAACAACCGCCTCTCTGTTACTTACGACTACTATATCCGCAAAGCAGATGATTTCGTAGGCCCGTCGGCGGTAGTTCCCGGATTGTTGGGAACAGGGGTGCCACCAGTGAACAACGCCGCCATCCAAACCAAAGGTTTTGAACTGACACTGCAATGGGCTGATAACATTGGTGAATTAGGCTACAATATAAGAGCTAATCTTTCTGACTATAGAGGAAAAGTAGTGAAATACAACAATCCCGCACGCTCGCTGAGTACCTGGTACGTTGGCCAGAGCATCGGTGAAATCTGGGGATATACTACCCAGGGCCTGTTCCAGTCAGACGAAGAAGCAGCCAAAGCCCCCAGTGCACAGTTCTGGAAAAGCGGCTGGCATGCAGGGGATGTGAAGTACGCCGATCTTAACGGAGATGGTATTATCAGCAACGGTAAAAATACTGTCGACAGCAGTGGCGACCTGAGAGTGATCGGTAACAACACTCCACGCTTCCAGTACAGCCTGAACATGGGTGTTAACTACAAAGGTTTCGATCTGAACGTATTCCTGCAAGGGATCGCTAAAAGAGACGCCTGGATTGGTTCCAACTATTTCTGGGGTATTGTGGGAGACGAGTGGCAAAGCTCTCCGTTCACTGCAAATCTGAACAGATGGACCCCCGGTACACCGAACGGTTATTTCCCGAAATATTACATGAGCCAGGAAAATGGTAAGAATACACAAATACAAACCAGGTACCTGCAAAATGCCGCGTACCTGCGTATAAAGAGCGTACAGCTGGGATATACATTGCCAGCCGGTTTGCTGTCGCGTATACATACAAAGAAAGTACGTGTATACTTCGACGTAGAAAACCTGGCTACATTCACGAAGCTGCTTAAAACAATGGATCCGGAATTGTCTATCAGTGATGCTAAGATCTATCCATTACAACGGACTTTTTCCTGTGGCCTCAATGTAATTCTTTAA
- a CDS encoding DUF2723 domain-containing protein, whose translation MDSFKKLNNVTGWIICAIACTVFIVTRESTASFWDCGEFIPCCYKLQISHPPGAPLFIMLGRLFIVFFAGSWDATGPNVHAAQQVNLLSSVSSGFTILFLFWTITHLGRRLLQKNNIPLSREQTIAIIAAGAVGALAFTFSDSFWFSAVEGIVFGVSPVFIAMAFWAILKWEEQADEPYANRWLFLIAYLIGLSIGVHLLSLLSIPAIVMTYYFRRYRYSRRGAILAFLLACALTGIVQILVIQDTIKIVGWFDRWFVNDLGLPFNSGAFFAILLIASLIAFGIYQSIKRKKYFLQLGLWCLSFILIGYSSYFMILIRANAKPAINMQSVNNPIELVAYLDRSQYGTWPILRGPDFTAKPTGNNETGNIYYKNEKTGKYDVVGTKFDYKYNPDDIHLFTRAWDSDNSLGHVDYYQSWLGLGKDEKPSFGDHMRWLMSYQFNWMYWRYFMWNFAGRQNDLQGLGNVRDGNWISGIPFIDNMRLGDQSLLPDTLKANKAHNTLFMLPLLLGILGIIYQWKKDRHNMIVVFLLYFFTGIAIILYLNQYGPQPRERDYSYVGSFYAFAIWIGLGVLHVFDLLKKKLPGNIAATGAGVACLLAVPVLMASQEWDDHDRSMKSLARDSAADYLNSCAPNSVLFTGGDNDTYPLWYAQEVENIRPDIRVTVTSLLGSDWAINQMQRRVNQSAPVPFSWAPDKYLGDNRNYVAFFNPGNVPQDKYFNLNEIMAFIGDDNNKLQTEGGNGINYFPTHQFFVPVNKAAVVANGTVPAADSSKIAPEMDFTVPGNALFKNDLAELNIIAANNWNRPIYFSQPYNLGLNSYMRQEGLTYRLVPVKKQPNEELGTNVNTADMYNTLMTKFRFGGAERPGTYFDENGRRILLGIRRTYATLGIALAGEGRKDSALKALDYGYKMLPAATLPYGMVSGEGGAMHNITSMQYAYAYYLSGNKARGKLIADEVIRDCQQQLNYYNSLPVNMKDAFTQDQQASTAIMARLQQMQASFADSSGLKLK comes from the coding sequence ATGGACAGCTTCAAGAAACTGAATAACGTGACAGGCTGGATTATTTGTGCCATTGCCTGCACTGTTTTTATTGTTACCCGGGAATCTACCGCCAGTTTCTGGGATTGCGGAGAATTCATTCCCTGTTGTTATAAGCTACAAATCTCGCACCCGCCGGGAGCTCCCCTGTTTATCATGCTGGGGAGGCTGTTCATTGTTTTCTTTGCGGGCAGCTGGGATGCCACCGGGCCTAATGTGCATGCGGCGCAACAGGTGAACCTGCTTTCATCCGTGAGCAGTGGTTTTACCATCCTGTTCCTTTTCTGGACCATTACCCACCTGGGCAGGCGCCTGCTGCAAAAGAACAATATTCCCCTTAGCCGGGAGCAGACGATCGCCATCATCGCAGCCGGTGCTGTGGGAGCACTTGCCTTTACTTTCTCCGACTCATTCTGGTTCTCCGCAGTGGAAGGGATTGTGTTTGGGGTTTCCCCGGTGTTCATTGCCATGGCTTTCTGGGCTATCCTGAAATGGGAAGAGCAGGCCGATGAGCCTTATGCCAACCGATGGCTTTTTCTGATCGCTTATCTGATCGGCCTGTCGATTGGCGTGCATCTGCTTAGCTTACTGAGTATCCCTGCCATTGTAATGACCTATTATTTCCGCCGTTACCGCTACTCACGCCGGGGCGCTATCCTGGCCTTTTTGCTGGCCTGTGCGCTCACCGGTATTGTGCAGATACTCGTGATACAGGATACCATTAAAATAGTCGGCTGGTTCGATCGCTGGTTTGTCAATGACCTGGGCCTGCCCTTCAACTCAGGCGCTTTCTTCGCCATCCTGCTGATTGCATCGCTGATCGCGTTTGGAATATACCAGTCTATAAAAAGGAAGAAATATTTCCTCCAGCTGGGGCTCTGGTGTCTTTCGTTTATCCTGATAGGTTATTCGTCTTATTTCATGATCCTGATACGTGCTAATGCGAAGCCGGCCATCAATATGCAATCCGTTAATAACCCGATTGAGCTGGTGGCGTATCTCGACCGTTCGCAATATGGCACCTGGCCAATCCTGCGCGGGCCGGACTTTACAGCCAAACCAACTGGCAATAATGAAACAGGAAATATTTATTATAAAAATGAGAAGACAGGAAAATATGATGTAGTCGGTACCAAGTTCGATTACAAGTATAATCCCGACGACATACATCTGTTCACCCGCGCGTGGGACAGTGACAACTCCCTCGGCCATGTGGATTATTACCAGAGCTGGCTGGGCCTGGGCAAAGATGAAAAGCCTTCTTTTGGCGATCATATGAGATGGCTGATGAGTTATCAGTTCAACTGGATGTACTGGCGTTATTTTATGTGGAATTTCGCCGGCCGGCAGAATGACCTGCAGGGACTGGGCAATGTGCGGGATGGGAACTGGATATCAGGCATACCGTTCATTGACAACATGCGGCTGGGCGACCAGAGCCTGTTGCCGGACACCCTCAAAGCCAACAAAGCACATAACACGCTGTTTATGCTACCACTGTTGCTGGGCATCCTGGGAATCATCTACCAATGGAAAAAAGACCGGCACAATATGATAGTGGTATTCCTGCTGTACTTCTTTACAGGCATTGCTATCATACTTTATCTTAATCAATATGGTCCTCAACCACGGGAAAGAGACTATTCCTATGTAGGTTCTTTCTATGCCTTTGCCATCTGGATAGGGCTGGGTGTATTGCATGTGTTTGACCTGCTGAAGAAAAAACTGCCCGGCAATATCGCGGCTACGGGGGCCGGAGTGGCCTGTCTGCTGGCGGTGCCGGTGCTGATGGCCTCCCAGGAATGGGACGATCACGACCGCTCCATGAAATCCCTTGCGAGAGATTCGGCAGCCGACTATCTCAATTCCTGCGCGCCTAATTCCGTGCTGTTCACAGGTGGCGATAATGATACTTATCCGCTCTGGTACGCACAGGAAGTAGAAAATATACGGCCTGATATACGCGTGACCGTTACCAGCTTACTGGGCTCCGACTGGGCCATTAACCAGATGCAGCGCAGGGTAAATCAGAGCGCGCCGGTACCATTCAGCTGGGCGCCGGATAAATACCTCGGCGACAACCGCAACTATGTAGCCTTCTTCAATCCCGGCAATGTGCCGCAGGACAAGTATTTTAATCTCAATGAGATTATGGCGTTCATAGGAGATGATAATAATAAACTGCAGACAGAAGGCGGAAATGGGATCAACTACTTCCCTACGCATCAGTTTTTTGTACCGGTCAACAAAGCGGCAGTAGTAGCCAACGGCACCGTGCCGGCGGCCGACAGCAGTAAGATTGCGCCGGAAATGGATTTCACGGTACCGGGCAATGCGCTGTTCAAGAATGACCTGGCGGAACTGAATATCATTGCAGCTAACAACTGGAACCGGCCTATATATTTCTCCCAGCCATACAACCTGGGATTGAACAGCTACATGCGACAGGAGGGGCTCACCTACCGGCTGGTGCCTGTGAAAAAACAACCCAACGAAGAACTGGGTACGAACGTTAATACGGCCGACATGTACAACACACTGATGACGAAATTCCGCTTTGGTGGCGCAGAACGGCCCGGCACTTACTTCGATGAAAACGGCCGGCGTATACTGTTGGGTATACGCAGAACTTACGCCACACTCGGCATTGCCCTCGCCGGCGAGGGCAGGAAAGATTCCGCCCTCAAAGCGCTCGACTATGGATACAAGATGCTGCCAGCCGCTACGCTGCCCTATGGCATGGTTTCCGGCGAAGGCGGCGCCATGCACAATATCACTTCCATGCAATATGCTTATGCCTACTATCTGAGCGGGAACAAAGCCCGCGGCAAGCTTATTGCGGACGAAGTGATACGGGACTGCCAGCAACAGCTGAACTATTATAATTCCTTGCCTGTTAATATGAAAGATGCGTTCACACAGGATCAACAGGCAAGCACTGCTATCATGGCACGTTTACAACAGATGCAGGCAAGTTTCGCTGATTCGTCGGGGTTGAAACTTAAATAA
- a CDS encoding RNA polymerase sigma-70 factor, protein MSGWAFMEDSELLHLLQKGEVRAFDAIYTRYWSDLYKHAFYTLKSRDAAMDVIQEVFTWLWLHRETVQITSLKYYLRAATRFKMANYLRDTKTRRVFISDLQYTTESSIQPDEISVRELKVVIAQAVAALPEKCRAVFSLSRNEQLSHAEIASRLNITVKTVENQITIALKRIRLFIGHSVPVFWLLLTYLLKNF, encoded by the coding sequence ATGTCCGGATGGGCTTTCATGGAAGACAGTGAACTTTTACATCTCCTTCAGAAAGGGGAGGTGCGGGCATTTGATGCTATTTATACACGTTACTGGTCTGATCTCTATAAACATGCTTTCTATACCCTTAAATCAAGGGATGCAGCGATGGATGTGATCCAGGAAGTATTTACCTGGCTCTGGCTTCACCGGGAAACGGTGCAGATCACTTCTCTGAAATATTATCTTCGTGCGGCTACCCGCTTTAAAATGGCTAATTATCTGAGAGATACCAAAACCAGGCGGGTGTTTATCAGCGATCTTCAATACACTACCGAGAGCAGTATTCAGCCGGATGAAATCTCCGTGCGGGAATTGAAGGTAGTCATTGCCCAGGCCGTAGCTGCGTTGCCGGAAAAATGCCGGGCAGTATTCAGCCTGAGCCGGAATGAACAGTTATCACACGCGGAAATTGCTTCCCGCCTTAATATCACCGTAAAAACTGTCGAAAACCAGATCACTATTGCGCTGAAGCGCATACGCTTATTCATCGGGCATTCTGTACCGGTTTTCTGGTTATTGCTAACATACCTTCTGAAAAATTTTTGA
- a CDS encoding PQQ-binding-like beta-propeller repeat protein: MKQTSLMLLLLSLAACNSKSDFTTWEVTGGSRANQRYSGITQIDTASVKQLRVAWVYHSEKNDSTRFGPMECNPIVVNGIMYGVSPKLKLFAIDAASGQEKWHFDPADSVANPTWHRNSVNMNRGVSWWEHEGDQRIIYSVGPVVFSVNAATGQLVSSFGKQGGIDLRYELGKENPEEMFLSPTSPVMVYKDLFFVSGLAGENTPGHIMAFDAATGKQRWIFHTIPHPGEPGHETWENKDAWKFMGSTNAWAGFSLDEQRGILYAVTGNPSNDFYGGSRLGAGLYGNCIIALDAQSGKKIWHYQTVHHDVWDRDLPTPPVLITVTHNGKQVDAVAQTTKQGFIFVLNRETGEPVYPVTEQAFPVNTPLAGERLWPTQPVPDQPRPFARQHLTEADLNNLVSDSSHQDLLRRFRSYSNGTPFTPPTKEGTLVFPGYDGGGEWGGPAFDPESGILYVNANEMAWVLNMVDNKPATAAVTNGEAGEAVYRQNCMGCHGPDRKGGGDYPSILGVEKKYSKEKFLELVTSGRRMMPGFNQLKPEQKDALASFILRLQANQKKGFKGTAPKQMPPQDLYGFTGYNKFLTKEGYPGIRPPWGTLSAIDLNTGHYKWQVPFGEFAELKAKGIPITGRENYGGPVVTAGGLIFIGATGDGKFRAYNKRNGELLWETDLPAPGVATPAVYALNGKQYVVIACGGSKWGGKQGDAYVAFALPGK, encoded by the coding sequence ATGAAACAAACCTCCCTGATGCTCCTGCTGCTGAGTTTAGCGGCATGCAATAGCAAATCTGATTTCACCACCTGGGAAGTGACCGGTGGAAGCCGGGCCAATCAGCGTTATTCGGGTATTACGCAAATAGATACTGCCAGCGTGAAGCAACTCCGGGTAGCCTGGGTATATCATTCGGAGAAAAATGACAGCACGCGGTTTGGACCAATGGAATGTAATCCGATAGTCGTGAATGGAATCATGTACGGTGTATCGCCCAAATTGAAACTGTTTGCCATTGACGCTGCCAGCGGACAGGAGAAATGGCATTTTGATCCGGCGGATTCGGTAGCCAATCCCACCTGGCATCGTAACAGTGTAAATATGAACCGGGGCGTAAGCTGGTGGGAGCATGAAGGTGATCAGCGTATTATTTACAGCGTAGGCCCGGTGGTGTTTTCAGTGAATGCTGCTACCGGGCAACTGGTATCATCATTCGGAAAGCAGGGGGGCATCGACCTGCGTTATGAGCTGGGCAAAGAAAATCCCGAGGAGATGTTTCTTTCACCTACTTCGCCGGTGATGGTGTATAAAGATCTGTTTTTTGTCAGCGGTCTCGCTGGTGAAAATACGCCGGGACATATCATGGCATTTGACGCTGCTACCGGCAAACAACGGTGGATATTCCATACCATCCCTCATCCCGGGGAACCGGGGCACGAAACCTGGGAAAACAAAGATGCCTGGAAATTTATGGGCTCCACCAATGCCTGGGCAGGATTCAGCCTGGATGAGCAGCGGGGCATATTGTATGCTGTTACCGGAAATCCGAGTAACGATTTCTACGGCGGCTCGCGGCTGGGAGCCGGATTGTACGGCAACTGCATTATTGCGCTGGATGCGCAGAGCGGGAAAAAGATATGGCATTACCAGACGGTGCACCATGATGTATGGGACCGCGACTTGCCAACACCGCCGGTATTGATAACGGTAACGCATAATGGAAAACAGGTGGATGCTGTAGCACAAACCACCAAGCAGGGCTTCATTTTCGTGCTCAACCGCGAAACGGGCGAACCCGTGTATCCTGTTACGGAACAGGCATTTCCCGTGAATACACCGCTGGCAGGAGAGCGTTTGTGGCCCACGCAGCCGGTACCGGACCAGCCCCGCCCTTTTGCCCGTCAGCACCTCACGGAAGCAGATCTGAACAACCTGGTGAGCGACAGCTCCCACCAGGATCTCCTGCGTCGTTTCAGGAGTTACAGCAACGGCACACCTTTCACACCGCCTACGAAAGAAGGCACGCTGGTGTTTCCGGGATACGATGGTGGCGGAGAATGGGGCGGGCCGGCCTTTGACCCCGAAAGTGGTATCCTGTATGTGAATGCCAATGAAATGGCCTGGGTGTTAAATATGGTAGATAATAAGCCGGCAACGGCAGCTGTTACGAATGGAGAGGCCGGCGAAGCTGTTTACCGGCAAAACTGTATGGGCTGTCATGGCCCCGACCGGAAAGGCGGAGGCGATTATCCGTCGATACTAGGAGTGGAAAAGAAATATAGTAAAGAGAAGTTCCTGGAACTGGTTACTTCCGGACGTAGAATGATGCCGGGTTTCAACCAGTTAAAGCCGGAACAGAAAGATGCGCTGGCATCGTTTATCCTCCGGCTGCAGGCCAATCAGAAAAAAGGGTTTAAAGGAACAGCGCCTAAGCAAATGCCTCCGCAGGATCTGTATGGCTTTACAGGGTATAATAAATTCCTTACCAAAGAAGGATATCCGGGTATCAGGCCGCCCTGGGGTACGCTGAGCGCTATCGACCTGAATACCGGCCATTACAAATGGCAGGTACCTTTCGGGGAATTTGCAGAGCTGAAAGCCAAAGGGATACCCATCACCGGTCGGGAAAACTACGGTGGGCCGGTGGTAACAGCCGGAGGACTTATTTTCATCGGCGCTACCGGCGACGGAAAGTTCAGGGCTTACAATAAACGGAACGGCGAATTGTTATGGGAAACGGATCTGCCGGCTCCGGGTGTAGCGACGCCGGCCGTATATGCACTCAACGGGAAACAATATGTGGTAATTGCCTGTGGAGGCTCCAAATGGGGCGGGAAACAGGGCGATGCCTACGTTGCCTTTGCGTTACCGGGAAAGTAA